Proteins from a genomic interval of Euleptes europaea isolate rEulEur1 chromosome 18, rEulEur1.hap1, whole genome shotgun sequence:
- the LOC130490377 gene encoding cardiotrophin-2-like codes for MTKLKEKLVTKKEKGKCVMPGAVPARAAAHKEESLARTEELGRQCPASSIWERQKDFNTTERYPHPPLGGSSRKLLEARNLLVICALLLHVVSPDPDLSGAAAAINQTFNLVRHMQLNTTVLLHTYLIHQGSPFSNPGFDTQRIGYEGVPSADIPFLTWCNLSDCERLSHNYKAYTEFFEFLLLIRNDQLELNPNQGDLLEMLKVTQLHIRGLLSNLTSIMVALQFPVTRPQDTLPLQAAGANNFEKKVRGYVVCLRYKEWIDRTVKDFARLTTKFPLPSFSP; via the exons TACCAGCCAGAGCGGCAGCCCACAAGGAGGAAAGTCTTGCACGGACAGAGGAGTTAGGGAGGCAGTGCCCAGCATCCTCTATTTGGGAGCGACAGAAGGACTTCAACACAACAGAGAGATACCCTCATCCTCCACTTGGGGGCAGCAGCAGAAAGTTGCTGGAAG CCAGAAACCTCCTGGTGATTTGCGCTCTCCTGCTGCACGTGGTCTCCCCCGACCCTGATCTTTCTGGAGCTGCCGCCGCCATCAACCAGACCTTCAACCTGGTCCGCCACATGCAACTCAACACCACCGTCCTTTTGCACACCTAT CTGATTCACCAAGGCAGTCCATTTAGCAACCCTGGCTTTGATACCCAAAGGATAGGTTATGAGGGGGTACCGTCAGCCGACATCCCCTTCCTCACGTGGTGTAACCTCAGTGACTGCGAACGCCTCAGCCACAACTACAAGGCCTACACGGAGTTCTTCGAGTTCCTACTGCTGATCAGGAACGACCAGCTGGAGCTCAACCCGAACCAAGGGGACCTGCTGGAGatgctgaaggtcacccagctgcatATCAGAGGCCTCCTCAGCAACTTGACTTCCATCATGGTGGCCTTGCAGTTCCCAGTCACCAGGCCCCAGGACACTCTCCCCTTGCAGGCGGCTGGAGCCAACAACTTCGAGAAAAAGGTGCGGGGGTACGTAGTGTGCCTCAGGTACAAAGAATGGATCGACCGGACAGTGAAGGACTTTGCTCGCCTCACAACGAAATTCCCCCTGCCCAGCTTCTCACCCTAA